One Diospyros lotus cultivar Yz01 chromosome 1, ASM1463336v1, whole genome shotgun sequence genomic window carries:
- the LOC127790358 gene encoding uncharacterized protein LOC127790358 isoform X2: MATDATPKFKKPDLLPVPQPPDFHPEITVAPSHDGLHFWQFMIAGSIAGSVEHLAMFPVDTIKTRMQALGSCPIKSAGVRQALGSILRTEGPAGLYRGIGAMGLGAGPAHAVYFSVYEFCKKAFSGGNPNNSAAHAVSGVCATVASDAVFTPMDVVKQRLQLSDSPYKGVLDCVTRVLREEGFRAFYASYRTTVLMNAPFTAVHFATYEATKRGLMEISPESASDERLVVHATAGAAAGALGAAITTPLDVVKTQLQCQIYWMCRACVDVTGL; the protein is encoded by the coding sequence ATGGCCACTGACGCAACGCCCAAATTTAAAAAACCCGACCTGTTGCCGGTCCCACAGCCTCCTGATTTCCACCCAGAGATAACCGTGGCTCCTTCTCACGACGGCCTGCACTTCTGGCAGTTCATGATCGCCGGTTCGATCGCTGGCTCCGTGGAGCACCTGGCCATGTTTCCGGTCGACACCATCAAGACACGTATGCAAGCCCTAGGGTCTTGTCCGATCAAGTCCGCCGGCGTCCGCCAGGCCCTCGGCTCCATCCTCAGAACAGAAGGGCCGGCCGGTCTGTACCGCGGCATCGGCGCGATGGGCCTGGGCGCCGGGCCGGCACACGCCGTGTACTTCTCAGTCTACGAGTTCTGCAAGAAGGCGTTTTCCGGCGGGAACCCGAACAACTCCGCTGCCCACGCGGTGTCGGGGGTGTGCGCTACTGTGGCGAGCGATGCCGTGTTCACGCCGATGGATGTCGTAAAGCAGAGGCTGCAATTGAGTGATAGTCCGTACAAGGGAGTGTTGGATTGTGTGACGAGGGTATTGAGGGAAGAGGGATTTAGGGCTTTTTACGCGTCTTATAGAACTACGGTTTTGATGAATGCGCCGTTCACTGCTGTGCATTTTGCGACGTATGAGGCAACGAAGAGGGGCTTGATGGAGATTTCTCCGGAGAGCGCGAGTGATGAGCGGTTGGTGGTTCATGCTACTGCCGGAGCAGCTGCTGGGGCGCTGGGGGCTGCCATTACAACGCCACTTGACGTAGTGAAGACTCAGCTGCAATGTCAG